One window of the Triticum dicoccoides isolate Atlit2015 ecotype Zavitan chromosome 3B, WEW_v2.0, whole genome shotgun sequence genome contains the following:
- the LOC119276929 gene encoding MADS-box transcription factor 32: MGRGRSEIKRIDNPTQRQSTFYKRRDGLFKKARELAVLCDADLLLLLFSASGKLYQYLAPTVPSVKEFVERYEAATHTKVWSDIRQERRAELEKVAKMCDLLEKELRFMTVDDGEQYSVPSLAALEHNLEAAMHKVRSEKDRKIGGEMSYLENMIRGKQAERYGLCDKLAHAQSLKVVEGGSTSLNNGLDLKLGFN, translated from the exons ATGGGGCGAGGGCGCAGCGAGATAAAGAGGATCGACAACCCCACGCAGCGCCAGTCCACCTTCTACAAGCGCAGGGACGGCCTCTTCAAGAAGGCCCGGGAGCTCGCCGTCCTCTGCGacgccgacctcctcctcctcctcttctccgccTCCGGCAAGCTCTACCAGTACCTCGCGCCCACCGTCCCCTC TGTCAAGGAGTTTGTCGAGAGGTACGAGGCTGCGACGCACACCAAAGTTTGGTCCGACATCCGCCAG GAGAGGCGCGCCGAGCTGGAGAAGGTGGCCAAGATGTGCGACCTCTTGGAGAAGGAGCTGAG GTTCATGACGGTTGACGACGGGGAGCAGTACTCGGTGCCGTCGCTGGCGGCGCTGGAGCACAACCTGGAGGCGGCCATGCACAAGGTGCGCTCCGAGAAGGACCGCAAGATCGGGGGCGAGATGAGCTACCTCGAGAACATG ATCAGGGGGAAACAAGCGGAGCGCTACGGCCTGTGTGACAAG CTTGCTCATGCTCAGAGCCTCAAGGTCGTTGAAGGTGGATCCACCTCGCTGAACAACGGCCTGGACCTCAAACTTG GATTCAACTAG